Proteins encoded by one window of Cloacibacillus sp.:
- a CDS encoding (2Fe-2S)-binding protein, whose product MAKVNVICRCEEIEIDEIRKWIAAGYTEFDELKRILRVGMGPCQGRGCRDIILKEIARSTGTPMGEVSPGTIRPPVKPIKIGLFAEED is encoded by the coding sequence ATGGCGAAAGTAAATGTGATATGCCGCTGTGAAGAGATAGAGATCGACGAGATCCGCAAATGGATCGCGGCGGGCTACACCGAATTTGACGAATTGAAGCGCATCCTCCGCGTCGGCATGGGGCCATGCCAGGGACGCGGCTGCCGCGATATCATACTCAAAGAGATTGCGAGATCGACGGGGACTCCGATGGGCGAAGTATCGCCGGGAACTATCCGCCCGCCCGTGAAACCGATAAAGATAGGGCTCTTCGCAGAGGAGGATTAA